aaaagaaaaaaaaatggtgtcctGTGTGTCTTAGGTCGCATCAGCAAGGTTTTTATCTCTCATCTTCACGGAGACCATCTGTTCGGTCTTCCAGGCCTCCTCTGCACCATCAGCCTCAACTTGACCTCCGACCCTCAGCCAGGTGTCAAATGCGTGGATGTATTTGGACCCCGCGGTCTCCGTCACTTCCTGCGGGTGACGCTGGGCCTGACGGGCTCGCAGCTACTCTTCCCTTACGCCGGTGAGCCTGTGGCGAATTTCACTTACCATCAATCATATTCTGAGTAGTGCTCCGTGTTTACAGTTCATGAACTGGAGCCCACACAAGACCAAAGTCCAGAGGAGGGTCAGCTCAGTCTTGAGGTTTGTTTTCTGGATATATTTTATTCAAGTTATTGGCAATGTTTGCACTGTGcagtaaatgtgttttttgtttgtagcTGACAGCAGAGCGCAGCCCTCCCCTCCCTCAGGAGCGTCCTGGTAGAAACATCTCATTGGACGTCTCGTCCGAGACTTACTTCCTGTTTGAAGATGACAAGTTTGTGGTGAAAGCCTTCAGGTTGTTCCATCGTGTTCCCTCTTTCGGATTCTGCGTGCAAGAACGCGATCGTCCCGGAAGACTCAAAACGGAACGACTCCAACAACTTGGTACGCTGTCAACGCAGCAGACGCAACTTGAGGTACACTTGTGTCGCATCCAACACAACAGTGAAGCTCAAACGTTTTGCACAAAGTGCCACATAAAAAATACTTTCAGTATCACCATCCAGTAGCACAAGTGTTCTCACATTTAGCAGTTCAAGATGTCAATATTTGGTTGGTTGTGCTCCTCAGGCCTGAAGCCAGGTCCTCTGTACGGGCGCCTCAAAGCGGGTCACCAGGTTCAACTGGAAAACGGGCGAGTGATTTTACCTGACGAAGTTCTAGAAGAGGACATCCCCGGGAGGAAGGTGTGCATCCTGGGAGACTGCAGCTCAGTACCGGGCGGCGGTCTCGCCGTCTGCCGGGGAGCCGACCTTCTGGTCCACGAGGCCACACTGGGGGAGACGCATGGCGACAAGGTGGTGGAGCACGGGCACAGCACGCCCGGCATGGCAGCGGCGGTGACTCGGGCCTGTGGGGCTCGGAAGCTCGCCTTGTATCATTTCAGCCAGAGGTACAAACCTGAGAAACTTTGCCAAGATGGAGACGATGACGTCTCGGAGCTTCGACGTCAGGCTGAAGAAGTTCTCCGAGGTGATGACGTGGAGGTCATTTTGGCCGAGGACTTTCTCACCATTGACATTCCTCTTCGCAGAACTAAATCATCTACATTATGAGAACAGGTCACTTCATGTGGAAGTCTTCAAGGTGGAAGCACATTGCAAGCATGATGGGAGAAACTTAGAGACGGC
This portion of the Syngnathus scovelli strain Florida chromosome 3, RoL_Ssco_1.2, whole genome shotgun sequence genome encodes:
- the elac1 gene encoding zinc phosphodiesterase ELAC protein 1 isoform X1, whose protein sequence is MTMDVTFLGTGSAYPSPHRGASALVLRSEGDCWLFDCGEGTQTQLMKSQIRAGRISKVFISHLHGDHLFGLPGLLCTISLNLTSDPQPGVKCVDVFGPRGLRHFLRVTLGLTGSQLLFPYAVHELEPTQDQSPEEGQLSLELTAERSPPLPQERPGRNISLDVSSETYFLFEDDKFVVKAFRLFHRVPSFGFCVQERDRPGRLKTERLQQLGLKPGPLYGRLKAGHQVQLENGRVILPDEVLEEDIPGRKVCILGDCSSVPGGGLAVCRGADLLVHEATLGETHGDKVVEHGHSTPGMAAAVTRACGARKLALYHFSQRYKPEKLCQDGDDDVSELRRQAEEVLRGDDVEVILAEDFLTIDIPLRRTKSSTL
- the elac1 gene encoding zinc phosphodiesterase ELAC protein 1 isoform X2 is translated as MTMDVTFLGTGSAYPSPHRGASALVLRSEGDCWLFDCGEGTQTQLMKSQIRAGLLCTISLNLTSDPQPGVKCVDVFGPRGLRHFLRVTLGLTGSQLLFPYAVHELEPTQDQSPEEGQLSLELTAERSPPLPQERPGRNISLDVSSETYFLFEDDKFVVKAFRLFHRVPSFGFCVQERDRPGRLKTERLQQLGLKPGPLYGRLKAGHQVQLENGRVILPDEVLEEDIPGRKVCILGDCSSVPGGGLAVCRGADLLVHEATLGETHGDKVVEHGHSTPGMAAAVTRACGARKLALYHFSQRYKPEKLCQDGDDDVSELRRQAEEVLRGDDVEVILAEDFLTIDIPLRRTKSSTL